The proteins below come from a single Staphylococcus sp. MI 10-1553 genomic window:
- a CDS encoding MazG nucleotide pyrophosphohydrolase domain-containing protein has translation MTQQLTIIGLGNYGLDELPVSIYKLIQQQSKIYVRTKDHPVIAQLEGIDIESFDDVYEAHETFEPVYKTITERLFEYAQHEDIVYAVPGHPRVAETTTQLLLSHAPQHNVEVKVLGGRSFIDDVFEAVNVDPNDGFTMLDATALTVDMLNPRTATMITQVYSDMVAGSLKLSLMERYPDDFEVMVVDGAHQGGAQVTRCPIYALDHDVTYTNLTSVFVPKVTDETALYGDFDYADQVIARLVDDEHGCPWDKVQTHQTLKRYLLEETYELFEAIDNEDDWHIIEELGDILLQVLLHTNIGRKEGYMDTREVVASLTEKMIRRHPHIFGNESAQNVDDVKAIWQTEKQAEGKKERVKFEKVFATHFLKLYDEVKNKDFTEEELKAYIEQGDSYETR, from the coding sequence ATGACACAGCAACTGACAATTATAGGATTAGGGAACTACGGTTTAGACGAATTACCCGTGAGTATTTACAAATTAATCCAACAACAATCTAAAATTTACGTGCGTACGAAAGACCATCCCGTGATTGCACAATTAGAAGGCATCGATATCGAAAGTTTCGACGATGTGTACGAAGCGCATGAAACGTTTGAACCGGTGTATAAAACGATAACAGAGCGATTGTTCGAGTATGCGCAACATGAAGACATTGTGTATGCTGTGCCGGGTCATCCGCGCGTGGCTGAGACGACGACACAATTATTGTTGTCACATGCACCACAGCACAATGTGGAAGTTAAAGTGTTAGGCGGACGCAGCTTTATTGATGACGTATTTGAAGCGGTCAATGTCGACCCTAACGATGGCTTTACGATGTTAGATGCAACGGCGTTAACGGTAGACATGCTCAATCCACGGACAGCAACAATGATTACGCAAGTTTACAGTGACATGGTTGCCGGTAGTTTAAAGTTATCATTGATGGAACGTTATCCGGATGACTTTGAAGTGATGGTCGTTGATGGGGCTCATCAAGGTGGGGCACAAGTGACGCGTTGTCCAATATATGCATTAGATCATGATGTGACATATACGAATTTAACGAGCGTCTTTGTACCGAAAGTTACTGATGAGACAGCGTTGTATGGTGATTTTGATTATGCGGATCAAGTGATTGCGCGTTTAGTCGATGATGAACACGGTTGCCCATGGGATAAAGTCCAAACGCATCAAACGTTAAAGCGCTACTTACTCGAAGAAACGTATGAGCTATTTGAAGCGATTGATAACGAAGATGATTGGCATATAATTGAAGAGTTGGGTGATATCTTGTTACAAGTGTTGTTGCATACGAATATCGGTCGTAAAGAAGGGTATATGGATACGCGTGAAGTGGTGGCAAGTTTGACTGAAAAAATGATTCGACGCCATCCGCATATTTTTGGTAATGAAAGTGCGCAAAATGTAGACGATGTGAAAGCAATTTGGCAAACAGAAAAGCAAGCAGAAGGTAAAAAAGAACGCGTCAAATTTGAGAAAGTATTTGC
- a CDS encoding polysaccharide biosynthesis protein — MKSKTAFNGVVVLTLGLIAVKILSALYRVPYQNVLGDEGLYAYQQIYPIVALGVVLSSNALPSAYTQMLGHQHISKPFFIRLCRILTGAGLVICALMFIGAKAVALLMGDSQLTPMIRAASFSFICVGALGLLRGYFQSKYEMHMPAYSQVLEQFVRVGLIGVVIGLFISQDLSIYQAGTWAIFASTAGFVVATVFLAFKSHLPVASIDQEDLQWRRFLVATVIFAISHLIVILWQVVDSFTIVNMLRYGTGLTFDEAIMQKGIFDRGASFIQMGLIVTTTFCFVLIPLLTDTKKNGQLQQMHSYANASLKITIVISSASGIGLINLIPLLNRVFFEREELTGTLSLYMLTVICVSLIMMYIALLEVHEQFRMIMKALVIGIVAKGVLNIIAIPLLGIFGASMATVSSLVVFVIVLHYRVVQLYRLHALRKFYVKLILALLVMTAVVQLCHYLIPAETRFGGLVELLIASMVGVGSIVFMLLYLNILNKEEWIHLPFGDKVISWEKGRKS; from the coding sequence ATGAAATCTAAAACAGCATTTAATGGTGTCGTCGTCTTGACGTTAGGGTTGATTGCCGTCAAAATATTGAGTGCTTTATATCGTGTACCTTATCAAAATGTACTCGGCGATGAAGGGTTGTATGCGTATCAACAAATTTATCCCATTGTGGCGTTAGGTGTGGTCTTGTCGAGCAATGCGCTGCCGAGTGCGTATACTCAAATGTTAGGGCATCAGCATATATCGAAACCTTTCTTTATACGGTTATGTCGGATATTGACAGGGGCGGGTCTTGTCATTTGCGCTTTGATGTTCATCGGTGCGAAAGCGGTCGCGTTGTTAATGGGTGATTCGCAATTAACACCGATGATTCGAGCGGCAAGTTTCAGTTTTATTTGTGTAGGCGCACTTGGTTTATTGCGTGGCTATTTTCAATCCAAATATGAAATGCACATGCCCGCGTATTCACAAGTGTTGGAACAATTTGTTCGCGTCGGTTTAATCGGTGTCGTGATTGGGTTGTTCATCTCTCAAGACTTGTCAATTTATCAGGCGGGGACGTGGGCGATTTTTGCGTCAACTGCAGGTTTTGTAGTAGCGACGGTGTTTTTAGCTTTCAAAAGTCATCTTCCTGTTGCGTCCATCGATCAAGAAGACTTGCAGTGGCGTCGTTTTCTCGTTGCGACAGTCATTTTTGCAATCAGTCATTTAATCGTTATTTTATGGCAAGTGGTCGATAGTTTTACTATTGTGAATATGTTGCGTTACGGTACTGGACTCACTTTTGATGAAGCGATTATGCAAAAAGGAATTTTCGATCGTGGTGCGTCCTTTATTCAAATGGGGCTCATTGTCACAACGACATTTTGTTTCGTTTTAATTCCACTTTTGACAGATACGAAGAAAAATGGGCAGCTCCAACAAATGCACAGTTACGCGAACGCCTCACTGAAGATTACGATTGTGATTAGCAGTGCGAGCGGGATTGGGCTGATCAATTTAATTCCGTTACTTAATCGTGTTTTTTTTGAACGAGAGGAATTGACGGGCACATTATCGCTATATATGTTAACCGTCATATGCGTGTCACTGATTATGATGTACATCGCGTTGCTAGAAGTGCATGAACAGTTTCGTATGATTATGAAAGCACTCGTCATCGGAATCGTCGCAAAAGGTGTGCTCAATATCATCGCGATTCCGTTGCTCGGTATTTTTGGTGCGAGTATGGCGACAGTGAGTTCTTTAGTCGTGTTCGTTATTGTTTTACATTATCGCGTCGTACAGCTCTATCGTCTTCACGCCTTGCGAAAGTTTTATGTGAAACTTATTTTAGCTTTATTGGTAATGACAGCTGTTGTACAATTATGTCATTATCTCATTCCTGCTGAGACACGTTTCGGTGGTTTGGTCGAACTCCTTATTGCATCAATGGTGGGTGTCGGTAGCATTGTATTCATGCTCCTGTACCTTAATATTTTAAATAAAGAAGAATGGATTCATTTACCGTTTGGCGATAAAGTCATTTCGTGGGAGAAAGGAAGAAAGTCATGA
- the mfd gene encoding transcription-repair coupling factor, with amino-acid sequence MINEIINRDSRFKDLAEQVGQSNVLVTGLTPAAKASIIAELYQSDHRQVVWVTNNLYQADKIEADLLQFVPDDEVYKYPVQDIMTEEFSTQSPELMSERVRTLTALANNRRGLFIVPLNGLKKLLTPKEMWRDHEMTFEVGDDIEIDALLEKLVSMGYRRESVVSNIGEFSVRGGIIDVYPLLGEPIRIELFDTEVDSIRQFDVETQRSSENINSAEITTAHDYIMTEAVRQQMMTALKSAYETTRPKIDKSVRQDLKETYDSFQMIEDAHFDPQILRRLVAFMYETPTTILDYLKDNAVILVDEYNRIRETEESLLVETEDFLQNLIESGKGFIGQRFMDDEAFDRMLRQFKITFFTLFTASMQMKLDDMIKFSCKPVQQFYGQYDIMTSEFQRYMRQENRVVVMVETATKKERIQAMLSEMHIPTLLDPDVETMVAGHVAIIEGSLSEGFELPYMSLVVVTERELFKSKQKKSTKKRRKTLSNAEKIKSYQELNVGDYVVHVHHGVGRYLGVETLAVGDVHRDYIKIQYQGTDQLFVPVDQMEQVQKYVGSEDKSPKLYKLGGSEWKKTKAKVQRSVEDIADELIALYKEREQSVGYQFGPDTEEQYAFEMDFPYDLTDDQAKSIIEIKNDMESQRPMDRLLCGDVGYGKTEVAVRAAFKAVMSGKQVAFLVPTTILAQQHYETLIERMRDFPVEIHLMSRFRTAKEVRETKEGLKAGFVDIVVGTHKLLGKTIEYKDLGLLIVDEEQRFGVRHKERIKQLKANVDVLTLTATPIPRTLHMSMLGVRDLSIIETPPENRFPVQTYVLEQNTNFIKEALERELSRDGQVFYLYNRVSAIYEKREQLQMLMPGASIGVAHGQLPERDLEETMLDFINGEYDILVTTTIIETGVDVPNANTLIIEDADRFGLSQLYQLRGRVGRSSRIGYAYFLHTTNRVLNEVAEERLQAIKEFTELGSGFKIAMRDLNIRGAGNLLGKQQHGFIDSVGFDLYSQMLEEAVNEKRGIKEETPVPELELDLKLDAYLPAEYIRNEQAKIEIYKKLRATESMEQLMDIKDELLDRFNAYPTEVEQLLDSVEIKVHLLHVGVQSVKDTGKAIEILLTQKGTNDIDGEALFKNTIALGRAMKVGVQDGCMKVTLTKGKQWLESLKFLAKTLEESLRLPDEI; translated from the coding sequence ATAATCAATGAAATTATAAATAGAGACTCAAGATTTAAAGATTTAGCAGAGCAAGTCGGTCAATCTAATGTACTCGTGACAGGATTAACGCCTGCCGCGAAAGCATCTATCATTGCGGAACTTTATCAATCAGACCATCGCCAAGTCGTATGGGTCACAAACAATTTATATCAAGCAGACAAGATTGAAGCGGATTTGTTGCAGTTTGTTCCGGATGATGAAGTGTATAAATATCCTGTTCAAGATATTATGACAGAAGAATTTTCAACGCAAAGCCCGGAATTGATGAGTGAACGTGTACGAACGTTAACAGCACTCGCGAATAATCGTCGCGGGTTATTTATCGTCCCTTTAAATGGCTTGAAAAAGTTGCTCACACCAAAAGAGATGTGGCGCGACCATGAAATGACTTTTGAAGTGGGCGACGATATTGAGATTGACGCGCTTTTAGAAAAATTAGTGAGTATGGGATATCGACGTGAATCGGTCGTATCCAATATTGGTGAATTTTCGGTACGTGGTGGCATTATTGATGTGTATCCGTTACTAGGTGAACCGATTCGAATTGAACTGTTCGATACTGAAGTGGATTCGATTCGTCAATTCGATGTAGAGACGCAACGTTCATCAGAAAATATCAACAGTGCGGAAATTACGACAGCGCATGATTATATTATGACAGAGGCCGTCCGACAACAGATGATGACAGCGTTGAAGTCTGCTTACGAAACGACGAGACCTAAAATTGACAAGTCAGTACGTCAAGATTTGAAAGAGACGTATGATAGTTTTCAAATGATTGAGGATGCACATTTTGATCCACAAATATTGCGTCGTTTAGTCGCGTTTATGTACGAGACGCCTACAACGATACTGGATTACCTTAAAGATAATGCGGTCATTTTAGTTGATGAATATAATCGTATTCGCGAAACTGAGGAATCTTTGTTGGTTGAAACAGAAGACTTTTTACAGAATTTGATTGAAAGTGGTAAAGGCTTTATCGGACAACGTTTTATGGATGATGAGGCGTTTGATCGGATGTTACGTCAGTTTAAAATTACGTTTTTCACGTTGTTTACCGCTTCAATGCAAATGAAGTTAGACGATATGATTAAGTTTTCATGTAAACCGGTCCAACAATTTTATGGGCAATACGATATCATGACTTCTGAATTTCAACGCTATATGCGACAAGAAAATCGTGTCGTCGTCATGGTAGAAACGGCAACGAAAAAAGAACGTATTCAGGCGATGTTAAGCGAAATGCACATCCCTACACTATTAGATCCTGACGTTGAAACGATGGTAGCGGGACATGTAGCAATTATTGAGGGTAGCTTGTCAGAAGGTTTCGAACTCCCATACATGTCGCTCGTTGTTGTGACAGAACGTGAATTGTTTAAGTCTAAGCAGAAAAAGAGTACGAAAAAGCGTCGCAAAACGTTAAGTAATGCTGAAAAAATTAAATCGTACCAAGAATTGAATGTCGGCGATTATGTCGTGCATGTGCATCACGGTGTGGGACGCTACCTCGGCGTGGAAACATTAGCAGTGGGTGACGTACACCGCGACTATATTAAAATTCAATATCAAGGAACAGACCAACTCTTTGTGCCTGTCGATCAAATGGAGCAAGTGCAAAAATATGTTGGTTCGGAAGATAAATCGCCAAAGCTGTATAAGTTAGGCGGTAGTGAATGGAAGAAAACGAAAGCGAAAGTTCAGCGCAGTGTAGAAGATATTGCGGACGAACTGATTGCTTTATATAAGGAACGTGAACAATCTGTCGGTTATCAATTTGGACCAGATACGGAAGAACAATATGCGTTTGAAATGGATTTCCCATATGATTTAACGGATGACCAAGCGAAATCCATTATCGAAATTAAAAATGACATGGAAAGCCAAAGACCTATGGACCGTCTGTTATGTGGTGACGTAGGTTACGGTAAAACAGAAGTGGCTGTCAGAGCGGCTTTCAAAGCAGTCATGTCAGGGAAACAAGTCGCATTTTTAGTGCCGACGACCATTTTAGCGCAACAACATTATGAAACATTGATTGAGCGGATGCGTGATTTCCCTGTTGAAATTCATTTGATGAGCCGTTTTCGTACAGCTAAAGAAGTGCGCGAGACGAAAGAGGGCTTGAAAGCAGGCTTTGTGGACATCGTCGTAGGGACACATAAGTTGCTCGGTAAAACGATTGAGTATAAAGATTTAGGTTTACTCATTGTCGATGAAGAACAACGTTTTGGTGTGCGTCATAAAGAAAGAATTAAGCAGTTAAAAGCAAACGTCGATGTACTCACGTTAACTGCGACACCGATTCCGCGTACGTTGCATATGAGTATGTTAGGTGTACGTGACTTGTCGATTATTGAAACGCCACCAGAAAACCGCTTCCCAGTCCAAACGTATGTCCTAGAGCAAAACACTAATTTTATTAAAGAAGCTTTAGAACGAGAGCTTTCTCGAGATGGCCAGGTATTTTATCTTTACAACCGTGTAAGCGCCATTTATGAAAAACGTGAACAGCTTCAAATGTTGATGCCAGGCGCTTCCATTGGTGTCGCGCACGGTCAATTGCCAGAACGTGACTTGGAAGAAACGATGCTCGACTTTATCAATGGAGAGTACGATATTTTAGTAACGACGACGATTATCGAAACAGGTGTCGATGTACCGAATGCGAATACACTCATTATTGAAGATGCCGATCGCTTTGGCTTAAGTCAGCTCTATCAATTGCGTGGGCGTGTCGGTCGTTCGAGTCGTATCGGGTATGCTTATTTCCTTCACACAACGAACCGCGTATTGAATGAAGTCGCTGAAGAACGTCTCCAAGCAATTAAAGAATTTACCGAACTTGGCAGTGGCTTTAAAATTGCGATGCGTGACTTGAACATTCGTGGTGCCGGTAACTTGCTCGGTAAACAACAGCACGGCTTCATTGATTCGGTCGGCTTTGACTTGTACTCACAAATGTTAGAAGAAGCGGTGAATGAAAAACGTGGCATTAAAGAAGAAACACCTGTACCTGAGCTTGAGTTAGATTTGAAACTGGATGCATATTTACCAGCTGAATATATTCGCAACGAACAAGCGAAAATTGAAATTTACAAGAAGTTGAGAGCGACTGAAAGCATGGAGCAACTGATGGATATTAAAGACGAATTACTCGATCGCTTCAATGCGTATCCAACAGAGGTTGAACAATTGTTAGATTCTGTAGAGATTAAAGTCCATCTCCTTCATGTCGGTGTGCAGTCCGTGAAAGATACAGGTAAAGCGATTGAGATTTTACTGACCCAAAAAGGTACAAATGATATTGACGGTGAAGCGTTATTTAAAAATACAATCGCGCTCGGTCGTGCGATGAAAGTTGGCGTGCAAGATGGCTGCATGAAAGTGACGTTGACGAAAGGGAAACAATGGCTCGAATCACTGAAGTTTTTAGCGAAGACGTTGGAAGAAAGTTTGAGACTCCCAGATGAAATCTAA
- the pth gene encoding aminoacyl-tRNA hydrolase, protein MKCIVGLGNIGKKYEYTRHNIGFEVIDHLLDRHQIKLDKQMFRGAYTIERINGEKVMLIEPLTLMNLSGEAVAPLMDYYDVEVDDLLILYDDLDLAQGHVRLRQKGSAGGHNGMKSIIQMLGTSDFKRIRIGIDRPSNGMAVKDYVLQRFSTNEMKVMDTVIQHVADAVEAFIGNEKFENVMNRYNGEAK, encoded by the coding sequence ATGAAGTGTATTGTAGGCTTAGGTAATATAGGAAAAAAATATGAATATACGAGACATAATATCGGTTTTGAAGTCATCGATCATCTACTTGATAGACATCAAATCAAACTCGACAAACAAATGTTTCGTGGCGCTTATACGATAGAGCGAATCAATGGTGAAAAAGTGATGCTCATCGAACCATTGACTTTGATGAATTTGTCAGGTGAAGCAGTTGCCCCTCTGATGGATTACTATGATGTTGAGGTAGATGATTTACTCATATTGTATGATGATTTAGATTTAGCACAAGGTCATGTACGTTTACGTCAAAAAGGTAGTGCAGGTGGACATAACGGGATGAAATCGATCATTCAAATGTTAGGAACGAGTGACTTTAAGCGTATTCGTATAGGTATCGATCGCCCTTCGAATGGGATGGCGGTCAAGGATTATGTATTACAGCGCTTTTCAACGAATGAAATGAAAGTGATGGATACAGTGATTCAACATGTGGCAGATGCAGTGGAAGCATTTATAGGAAACGAAAAATTCGAAAATGTAATGAATCGATATAATGGTGAGGCTAAGTGA
- a CDS encoding 50S ribosomal protein L25/general stress protein Ctc: MASLKSIIRQGKQTRGDLRKIREAGKVPAVVYGYGTKNVSVKVDEVEFIKLIREVGRNGVIELGVGSKQIKVMVSDYQYDSLKNQITHIDFLAINMSEERTVEVPVHLIGEAPGAKEGGVVEQPLFNLEITATPDSIPEYIEVDISELNINDSLSVADVKISGDFTIENEAEDTIVSVVVPTEEPTEEEIEAMEGESTQEEPEVVGESSDEEAKEE, from the coding sequence ATGGCTTCATTAAAGTCTATTATTCGTCAAGGTAAACAAACTCGCGGTGACTTACGTAAAATCCGTGAAGCAGGTAAAGTACCAGCAGTTGTTTATGGTTACGGTACTAAAAACGTATCAGTTAAAGTGGATGAAGTAGAATTCATCAAATTGATTCGTGAAGTTGGACGTAACGGTGTCATTGAACTTGGTGTAGGTTCAAAACAAATCAAAGTAATGGTATCAGATTATCAATACGATTCACTTAAAAACCAAATTACACATATTGACTTCTTAGCAATCAATATGTCTGAAGAGCGTACTGTAGAAGTACCTGTTCACTTAATTGGTGAAGCACCTGGTGCTAAAGAAGGCGGCGTAGTTGAACAACCATTATTCAACTTAGAAATCACTGCTACACCAGACAGCATTCCTGAATATATCGAAGTGGATATCAGCGAATTAAACATCAATGACAGCTTATCAGTAGCAGATGTTAAAATTTCTGGTGACTTCACTATCGAAAACGAAGCTGAAGACACAATCGTTTCAGTTGTTGTGCCTACTGAAGAGCCAACTGAAGAAGAAATCGAAGCAATGGAAGGCGAATCTACTCAAGAAGAGCCAGAAGTTGTGGGTGAATCTTCAGACGAGGAAGCAAAAGAAGAATAA
- a CDS encoding ribose-phosphate diphosphokinase, with protein MLNTEYKNSSLKIFSLKGNEPLAQEVADHVGVELGKCTVKRFSDGEIQINIEESIRGCDVFIIQPTSNPVNVHLMELLIMIDACKRASAANITIVVPYYGYARQDRKARSREPITAKLVADLFETAGADRMIALDLHAPQIQGFFDIPIDHLMGVPILADYFLKNKEIDPEKSVVVSPDHGGVTRARKLADILKTPIAIIDKRRPKPNVAEVMNIVGEIEGRTAIIIDDIIDTAGTITLAAQALKDKGATEVFACCTHPVLSGPAKERIENSAIKELVVTNSIQLNDQQKPNNITELSVAELLAQAIVRVYERESVSVLFD; from the coding sequence ATGTTAAACACCGAATATAAAAATTCGTCTTTGAAAATTTTCTCGTTGAAAGGTAACGAACCACTTGCACAAGAAGTCGCAGATCATGTAGGTGTTGAATTAGGTAAATGTACAGTTAAACGTTTTAGTGATGGTGAAATTCAAATTAATATTGAAGAAAGTATTCGTGGTTGTGATGTGTTCATTATCCAACCGACTTCTAACCCTGTAAATGTACATTTGATGGAACTTCTTATTATGATTGATGCATGTAAACGTGCTTCAGCAGCAAACATTACTATTGTTGTACCATACTACGGTTATGCACGCCAAGACCGCAAAGCGCGTAGCCGTGAGCCAATTACAGCGAAGTTAGTTGCTGATTTATTCGAAACAGCTGGCGCGGATCGCATGATTGCATTAGATTTACATGCACCTCAAATTCAAGGATTCTTTGATATTCCGATTGATCACTTGATGGGTGTACCGATCTTAGCGGACTATTTCTTGAAAAATAAAGAAATCGATCCAGAAAAAAGTGTTGTTGTATCACCAGACCATGGTGGTGTGACACGCGCACGTAAATTAGCAGATATTCTTAAAACACCTATCGCAATTATTGATAAACGTCGTCCAAAACCAAATGTGGCAGAAGTGATGAACATCGTGGGTGAAATTGAAGGACGTACAGCGATTATTATTGATGATATTATTGATACGGCAGGTACGATTACTTTAGCGGCACAAGCGTTAAAAGATAAAGGTGCAACAGAAGTATTTGCTTGTTGTACACACCCTGTATTATCAGGTCCAGCGAAAGAACGTATCGAAAATTCAGCAATTAAAGAATTAGTCGTAACGAACTCAATCCAATTAAACGACCAACAAAAGCCAAACAATATTACAGAACTTTCTGTAGCAGAATTGTTAGCACAAGCGATTGTACGTGTGTATGAACGCGAATCTGTGAGTGTATTATTTGACTAA
- the glmU gene encoding bifunctional UDP-N-acetylglucosamine diphosphorylase/glucosamine-1-phosphate N-acetyltransferase GlmU produces MQKHAIVLAAGKGTRMKSKQAKVLHHVAGKPMIGHVIDQVRASGVDQVVTIVGHGAESVKEKLGDASLYSFQQEQLGTAHAVKTAAEHLSAKEGITLVICGDTPLITSATLTRLVAHHEQEGAQATVLSATAPQPFGYGRIVRDAQGQLMEIVEEKDANDTQKAITEISSGIFAFDNQTLFEMLERVDNNNAQGEYYLPQVLTLILQNEGKVAVYHTDDFEEIMGVNDRVALSRAEKAFRQRINTYHMQNGVTLIDPDSTYIGAEVEIGADTIIEQGVQLSGHTVVGEGVTVGQYSQVHNSHIHDAVTIKHSVITDAVVGAKSTVGPFAQLRPGADLGKETKVGNFVEIKKARLDDEAKVSHLSYIGDAEIGARTNVGCGSITVNYDGVNKFKTIVGKDTFIGCNTNLIAPVTVGDGSLIAAGSTITDDIPENSLALARSKQVTKPGYMNQKEQ; encoded by the coding sequence ATGCAAAAACATGCAATCGTTTTAGCAGCGGGTAAAGGCACAAGGATGAAATCGAAGCAAGCTAAAGTACTGCATCACGTTGCCGGGAAGCCGATGATTGGTCATGTGATTGATCAAGTCCGTGCTTCTGGTGTTGATCAAGTTGTCACTATTGTCGGTCACGGCGCGGAAAGTGTAAAAGAGAAGTTAGGGGATGCTTCTTTATATAGCTTTCAACAAGAACAACTTGGTACGGCACACGCTGTGAAGACAGCAGCTGAGCATTTATCAGCAAAAGAAGGGATAACACTTGTCATTTGTGGTGACACACCGTTAATTACAAGTGCAACATTGACTCGTTTGGTGGCACATCACGAACAAGAAGGCGCACAAGCTACTGTATTATCAGCAACAGCGCCACAACCGTTTGGCTATGGTCGTATTGTACGTGATGCACAAGGTCAATTGATGGAAATTGTTGAAGAAAAGGATGCGAATGACACTCAGAAAGCGATTACTGAAATCAGTTCAGGTATTTTCGCTTTTGATAACCAAACGTTATTCGAGATGTTAGAACGTGTTGATAACAACAATGCGCAAGGTGAATACTACTTGCCACAAGTTTTAACGTTAATACTTCAAAATGAGGGTAAAGTCGCAGTTTATCATACGGATGATTTCGAGGAGATTATGGGTGTCAATGATCGTGTGGCGCTAAGTCGAGCTGAAAAAGCTTTTCGCCAACGTATCAATACGTATCACATGCAAAATGGCGTAACCTTAATTGATCCTGACTCAACTTACATTGGTGCTGAAGTTGAAATCGGTGCAGATACCATTATCGAGCAAGGTGTTCAATTGTCAGGGCATACCGTTGTCGGTGAAGGTGTCACAGTAGGTCAATATTCTCAAGTACACAATAGTCACATTCATGACGCTGTAACGATTAAGCATTCTGTTATTACTGATGCAGTCGTCGGTGCCAAGTCTACAGTAGGGCCATTTGCACAATTGCGTCCAGGTGCTGATTTGGGCAAAGAAACAAAAGTCGGTAACTTTGTTGAAATTAAAAAAGCGCGCTTAGACGATGAAGCAAAAGTATCACATCTCAGTTATATTGGCGATGCAGAAATTGGGGCAAGAACAAATGTTGGTTGTGGTTCTATCACTGTGAACTATGATGGTGTCAACAAGTTTAAAACGATTGTAGGCAAAGATACGTTTATCGGCTGTAATACTAATCTCATCGCACCTGTGACTGTAGGAGACGGTTCGCTTATTGCGGCGGGTTCTACAATTACAGATGATATTCCTGAAAATAGCTTAGCACTCGCGCGTTCAAAACAAGTGACAAAACCGGGATACATGAATCAAAAAGAGCAATAG
- the spoVG gene encoding septation regulator SpoVG: protein MKVTDVRLRKIQTDGRMKALVSITLDESFVIHDLRVIEGNSGLFVAMPSKRTPDGEFRDIAHPINSEMRQEIQDAVMKVYDETDEVLPAQKPTSEASEDTEEVE, encoded by the coding sequence ATGAAAGTGACAGACGTTAGACTTAGAAAAATACAAACAGATGGCAGAATGAAAGCCTTAGTGTCAATTACCTTAGATGAATCATTCGTTATTCACGATTTGAGAGTGATTGAAGGTAATTCAGGTTTATTCGTAGCTATGCCAAGCAAACGCACACCAGATGGTGAATTCCGCGATATCGCACATCCAATCAACTCTGAAATGAGACAAGAGATTCAAGATGCGGTAATGAAAGTATATGATGAAACTGATGAGGTTTTACCTGCTCAAAAACCAACATCAGAAGCGTCAGAAGATACAGAAGAAGTTGAATAG
- a CDS encoding RidA family protein — translation MKIINTNNAPKAVGPYSHASIVNGLVYTSGQIPLNLEGEIVSDDVEKQTEQVLENLKAVLDAAGSDLNHVVKVLIFLSDMENFQKVNEVYTKYFDIHRPARSAVEVARLPKDVKIEIEMVAEVKEI, via the coding sequence TTGAAAATCATTAACACGAACAATGCACCTAAAGCAGTTGGACCTTACTCACATGCTTCAATCGTCAACGGACTCGTTTACACTTCTGGTCAAATCCCATTGAACCTGGAGGGGGAAATTGTAAGCGATGATGTAGAAAAGCAAACTGAGCAAGTGTTGGAGAATCTGAAAGCGGTATTGGATGCTGCTGGGTCAGATTTGAATCACGTTGTTAAAGTTTTAATCTTCTTATCGGATATGGAGAACTTTCAAAAAGTGAATGAAGTATACACAAAATACTTTGACATACACCGTCCTGCGAGAAGTGCAGTGGAAGTCGCACGTTTACCGAAAGACGTAAAAATAGAGATTGAAATGGTTGCTGAGGTTAAAGAGATATAA